One part of the Vicia villosa cultivar HV-30 ecotype Madison, WI linkage group LG6, Vvil1.0, whole genome shotgun sequence genome encodes these proteins:
- the LOC131613780 gene encoding secreted RxLR effector protein 161-like, giving the protein MENSKDSATPVGSGTYLDPDEPGNPVNITKYRGMIGSLLYLTASRPDIMFSVCLCARYQANPKESHLAVVKRIIKYLKGTTNVGLWYPKGSMNTLVGYSDADYADCKTDRKSTSGTCHILGNALVSWSCKKQASVALSTVEAEYIAAGSGCAQILWLKQQLLEYGLNLGCIPLRCDNTSAINITKNPVMHSRTKHIDIRHHFIQDHVFKGDVEITFVDTQNQLADIFTKPLPKDAFYKIRRELGILDEVI; this is encoded by the coding sequence ATGGAAAATAGTAAAGATAGTGCAACACCAGTGGGATCTGGCACCTACCTTGATCCAGATGAACCAGGCAATCCTGTCAACATCACAAAATATCGTGGAATGATTGGCTCACTTTTATACTTAACGGCAAGTCGACCAGATATAATGTTTAGCGTCTGCCTATGTGCCAGATATCAAGCCAACCCTAAGGAATCTCACCTTGCAGTAGTCAAACGAATCATTAAATATCTAAAAGGAACAACCAATgtcggcttatggtatcctaaaggtagtatgAATACTTTAGTTGGTTATTCTGATGCTGACTATGCAGATTGTAAAACTGATcgcaaaagcactagtggaacatgtcacaTTTTGGGAAATGCTCTAGTGTCATGGTCATGCAAGAAACAAGCAAGCGTGGCTCTTAGTACTGTTGAGGCTGAATATATTGCAGCCGGAAGTGGATGCGCTCAAATCTTATGGCTCAAACAACAACTGCTTGAATATGGTTTAAACCTTGGGTGTATTCCTCTAAGATGTGATAACACAAGCGCTATCAACATAACAAAAAATCCAGTGATGCATTCCCGCACAAAACACATAGATATCAGACATCATTTCATACAGGATCACGTGTTCAAAGGTGATGTTGAGATAACATTTGTAGATACGCaaaatcaacttgcggatatttTCACAAAGCCGCTTCCGAAAGATGCTTTCTATAAAATTCGTCGGGAACTTGGCATTTTGGATGAAGTGATCTAG